In the Limanda limanda chromosome 1, fLimLim1.1, whole genome shotgun sequence genome, one interval contains:
- the LOC133011021 gene encoding alpha-2A adrenergic receptor gives MAAAPDATCLSELSGFPSRNISLLSGARPCNRSAARTSPYTPQATAAFAIAITFMMVVTIVGNILVIMAVLTSRSLKGPQNLFLVSLAAADILVATLIIPFSLANELQGFWAFSSVWCEIFLALDVLFCTSSIVHLCAIALDRYLSISQPVSYGAKRTPSRIKAGIIVVWLISAVISFPPLLTLDKSEGGEEVCELNNERWYILYSTIGSFFAPCVIMILVYVRIYQIAKQHTRCSPAHKQKVLVPSEPVRSFSEKFQQNGDQGAAPAGRRGHTAASCSDSTPSTPQRPPETTMSQNPQHCPPPPSPPQKSSSSVPQPDSQTSSGPAQKHPDEGGGAPDSSSSSGSEQEAGLEEVLREDDGGETSKPNQRAVGRKSKGFRVQVLDLSSRHQSTMMTSSGTRLAPEEPPRTPPNPGAAVCRRKALVNREKRFTFVLAVVMGVFVICWFPFFFSYSLQAVCPETCSIPNPLFKFFFWIGYCNSCLNPVIYTIFNKDFRKAFKRILCRDAKGTFF, from the coding sequence ATGGCCGCCGCCCCGGACGCCACGTGCTTGTCGGAGCTCAGCGGATTCCCCAGCAGGAACATCAGCCTCCTCTCCGGCGCCCGACCCTGCAACCGCAGCGCCGCCAGGACCTCGCCCTACACGCCACAGGCCACCGCAGCCTTTGCGATCGCCATCACCTTCATGATGGTCGTGACTATCGTGGGGAACATCCTGGTGATCATGGCCGTGCTGACCTCTCGATCCCTGAAGGGACCTCAGAACCTCTTCCTGGTGTCGCTGGCGGCGGCGGATATCCTCGTGGCCACGCTCATTATTCCCTTTTCTTTGGCCAACGAGCTGCAGGGCTTCTGGGCCTTCAGCTCCGTCTGGTGTGAGATCTTCCTGGCGCTGGACGTCCtcttctgcacctcctccatcgTGCACCTGTGCGCCATCGCTCTGGACCGCTACTTGTCCATATCTCAACCCGTGTCCTACGGCGCCAAACGCACTCCCTCACGCATCAAAGCCGGCATCATCGTGGTGTGGCTGATCTCTGCCGtcatctccttccctcctctcctcaccctggATAAGAgcgaaggaggagaggaggtttgTGAACTGAACAACGAGCGCTGGTACATTCTTTACTCCACCATCGGATCCTTCTTCGCCCCCTGTGTGATCATGATCCTGGTGTACGTCAGGATTTATCAGATCGCTAAGCAGCACACCCGGTGCTCACCTGCTCACAAGCAGAAGGTTCTGGTGCCCAGCGAGCCGGTGAGGAGCTTCTCTGAGAAGTTCCAGCAGAACGGAGATCAGGGAGCTGCGCCTGCCGGCCGGCGAGGACACACCGCGGCGTCTTGCTCGGATTCCACGCCATCAACCCCTCAAAGACCGCCTGAGACCACCATGAGCCAGAACCCTCAGCACTGCCCTCCACCCCCGAGTCCACCGCAGaagtcctcctcctcagtccctCAGCCCGACAGCCAGACCTCCTCAGGCCCGGCACAGAAACATCCTGACGAAGGCGGGGGGGCGCCcgacagcagctccagctccggcTCTGAGCAGGAGGCCGGACTGGAGGAGGTTCTCAGAGAGGACGACGGAGGAGAGACCAGCAAACCCAACCAGCGAGCTGTGGGAAGGAAAAGCAAAGGATTTAGAGTTCAGGTGCTAGACCTGAGCAGCCGACACCAGAGcaccatgatgacatcatccgGCACCAGACTGGCCCCCGAGGAACCCCCGAGGACGCCCCCCAACCCGGGGGCCGCCGTGTGCCGACGCAAAGCCTTGGTGAACCGGGAGAAGAGGTTCACCTTCGTCCTGGCCGTGGTCATGGGCGTGTTCGTGATCTGCTGgttccctttcttcttctcttactCTCTTCAGGCCGTGTGTCCGGAGACCTGCAGCATCCCCAACCCGCTGTTCAAGTTCTTCTTCTGGATCGGCTACTGCAACTCCTGCCTCAACCCCGTCATCTACACCATCTTCAACAAGGACTTCAGGAAGGCCTTCAAGAGGATTCTGTGCCGGGACGCCAAGGGCACGTTCTTCTGA
- the LOC132998042 gene encoding L antigen family member 3-like yields MAAPGGEKEDVRGKTSPEPGKLEFSLDVPFPTAGEAEVALRSLSPDREPRKGGISKRLSLSGSTLSVRWSADEARVLRVSVNSFLDHLSLVVETMQMFGPPVSQ; encoded by the exons atggcggcgccAGGCGGAGAGAAGGAGGATGTTCGCGGGAAAACGAGCCCTGAGCCCGGGAAACTGGAGTT CTCTCTGGACGTCCCCTTCCCGACGGCTGGAGAAGCCGAGGTCGCTCTCCGCTCGCTGTCCCCGGACCGCGAGCCGAGGAAAGGCGGGATCAGTAAACGCCTCTCGCTGTCCGGCAGCACGTTGTCTGT gagGTGGAGCGCTGACGAAGCCCGAGTTCTCCGAGTGTCTGTGAACTCGTTTCTGGATCATCTGTCACTCGTCGTGGAGACCATGCAGATGTTCGGCCCCCCCGTTTCCCAGTGA
- the wdr45 gene encoding WD repeat domain phosphoinositide-interacting protein 4: MAQQRGVNSLQFNQDQSCFCCAMETGVRIYNVEPLMEKGHLDHEQVGSVALCSMLHRSNLLAVVGGGVNPKFSEISVLIWDDAREARDPKDKLVLEFTFTKPVLAVRMRHDKIIIVLKNRIYVYSFPDNPVKLFEFDTRDNPKGLCDLCPSLEKQLLVFPGHKCGSLQLVDLSNTKPGTSSAPFTINAHQSEIACVALNQPGSVAASASRKGTLIRLFDTTSRDKLVELRRGTDPATLYCINFSHDSSFLCASSDKGTVHIFALKDTKLNRRSALARVGKVGPVIGQYVDSQWSLASFTVPAECACICAFGKNTSKNVNSVIAICVDGTFHKYVFTPDGNCNREAFDVYLDICDDDDF, translated from the exons ATGGCTCAGCAGAGAGGAGTCAACAGCCTCCAGTTCAACCAGGACCAGA GTTGTTTCTGTTGTGCGATGGAGACGGGCGTCAGGATTTATAACGTGGAGCCTCTGATGGAGAAGGGTCACCTGG ACCACGAGCAGGTGGGCAGCGTGGCGCTCTGCTCCATGCTGCACCGGTCCAACCTGCTGGCCGTGGTCGGGGGAGGAGTCAACCCAAAGTTCTCCGAAATATCTG TTCTGATCTGGGACGACGCTCGAGAGGCACGTGACCCCAAGGACAAGCTGGTGCTGGAGTTCACCTTCACCAAACCGGTTCTGGCCGTTCGCATGAGGCACGACAA GATCATCATCGTGTTGAAGAACAGGATCTACGTGTACAGCTTCCCAGACAACCCGGTCAAActgtttgagtttgacaccaGAGACAACCCCAAAG gtcTGTGTGATCTGTGTCCCAGTCTGGAGAAGCAGCTGCTGGTGTTCCCAGGTCATAAATGCGGCAGCTTGCAGTTGGTC GATTTGTCAAACACCAAACCTGGAACATCCTCCGCCCCCTTCACCATCAACGCCCACCAGAGCGAGATCGCCTGCGTGGCTCTGAACCAGCCAGGCAGCGTGGCGGCGTCGGCGTCTCGTAAGGGAACGCTCATCCGCCTGTTCGACACCACCTCCAGAGACAAGCTGGTGGAGCTCCGTAGAGGAACCGACCCGGCCACGCTCTACTG CATCAACTTCAGTCACGACTCGTCCTTCCTCTGCGCCTCCAGTGACAAAGGCACAGTTCACATCTTTGCGCTGAAAGACACCAAACTGAACCGTCGCTCTGC CCTGGCTCGGGTCGGGAAGGTGGggcctgtgattggtcagtACGTGGACAGCCAGTGGTCGCTGGCCAGCTTCACGGTCCCGGCTGAATGTGCCTGTATCTGTGCGTTCGGAAAGAACACGTCCAAGAACGTCAACTCCGTCATCG CGATCTGTGTGGACGGAACCTTCCACAAGTACGTGTTCACGCCCGATGGGAACTGTAACCGCGAAGCCTTCGACGTGTATCTGGACATCTGTGATGACGACGACTTCTGA